A genomic window from Aestuariirhabdus litorea includes:
- a CDS encoding DUF58 domain-containing protein produces MSGAYTDLHQLVELGRDARTLGIYSAQHVRSALSGQHRSRLRGRGIDFDEVRRYQAGDDIRSIDWRVTARSGIAHTKLYHEERERPVVVLLDQSPAMFFGSHLNFKSVTAAECAAALAWAALEHGDRIGGLLATGAPERLFRPYRSRQTLLHWLQAIVDANQRLTSSTPPAPANYLADTLASLYPAIDSGAALFIISDGLSLNEACEPHLHRLGKHHDLLFLRVTDPLEHNPPEAGLYPLKQSQGQAILLNTRSARVRQHYQQGCTEQLQRVEQRLGRFGIPLQEIDAGQATLPQLQALFPGQRGAGRG; encoded by the coding sequence ATGTCCGGGGCCTACACCGATCTCCATCAACTGGTTGAGCTGGGTCGCGATGCGCGCACCCTCGGCATCTATAGCGCACAGCATGTTCGCAGTGCCCTCTCAGGCCAGCACCGAAGTCGATTACGCGGCCGCGGCATTGACTTCGACGAGGTCCGTCGCTACCAGGCCGGAGACGATATCCGCAGCATCGACTGGCGGGTGACGGCGCGCAGCGGCATCGCCCACACCAAACTCTACCATGAGGAGCGAGAGCGGCCGGTGGTGGTGTTACTCGACCAGAGCCCGGCAATGTTTTTCGGCTCCCACCTCAATTTCAAATCGGTAACCGCCGCCGAGTGCGCTGCCGCGCTCGCCTGGGCCGCTCTGGAGCATGGCGACCGTATTGGCGGCCTACTCGCTACGGGAGCGCCGGAGCGCCTGTTTCGCCCCTATCGTAGTCGGCAGACCCTGCTTCACTGGTTGCAGGCCATCGTCGACGCCAACCAGCGCCTGACCAGCTCCACCCCCCCTGCGCCCGCCAACTACCTCGCCGACACCCTGGCAAGCCTATATCCCGCCATCGACTCGGGGGCAGCGCTGTTCATCATTAGCGATGGCCTATCCCTCAATGAAGCCTGCGAGCCCCACTTGCACCGACTGGGTAAGCATCACGACCTGCTGTTTCTTCGGGTAACCGACCCACTGGAACATAACCCTCCCGAGGCTGGTCTCTACCCGCTTAAACAGTCACAGGGGCAAGCGATACTGCTGAACACCCGCTCCGCGCGCGTCCGCCAGCACTACCAGCAAGGCTGCACCGAGCAACTGCAACGGGTGGAGCAGCGCCTGGGACGTTTCGGTATCCCCCTGCAGGAGATCGACGCCGGACAGGCTACGCTTCCCCAACTACAAGCCCTTTTCCCGGGACAGCGGGGAGCTGGCCGTGGATAA
- a CDS encoding DUF4381 domain-containing protein: MDKSQLLEQLAPLAEPPTVSLLWPLAPGWYLLGLLGLVVLTAVYWLYRRRRSVKARNAYRLIALKELETCWLEFEEKGVISDFVEQANQLLKRVALTAYPDAGVAPLHGEDWWHFLEAHYPGGESREARQIETGRYRGPLTDNPAPLYQYTKSWIERHEP, from the coding sequence GTGGATAAGAGCCAACTGCTTGAGCAGCTGGCTCCGCTGGCCGAGCCTCCCACCGTCAGCCTCTTGTGGCCACTGGCGCCTGGCTGGTATCTGCTGGGGCTACTCGGTTTGGTTGTCCTCACGGCCGTCTATTGGCTTTACCGGCGCCGCCGGAGCGTTAAGGCACGGAACGCCTACCGCCTGATCGCTTTGAAAGAGCTCGAGACCTGCTGGCTGGAGTTCGAGGAAAAGGGCGTCATCAGCGATTTTGTCGAACAGGCAAACCAGCTACTCAAGCGGGTAGCTCTCACCGCCTACCCGGATGCAGGGGTTGCACCACTCCACGGCGAAGACTGGTGGCACTTCCTTGAGGCCCACTATCCCGGTGGAGAGAGCAGGGAGGCCCGCCAAATCGAGACGGGACGCTACCGCGGCCCTCTGACGGATAACCCGGCGCCCCTCTATCAATACACAAAAAGCTGGATCGAACGCCATGAGCCTTGA
- a CDS encoding AAA family ATPase, protein MSHREAIHNLELFLSEIILGQQHLVNRLLIALLADGHLLVEGAPGLAKTRAIKGLAQGVDAQFHRIQFTPDLLPADITGTDIFRPETASFEFQRGPIFHNLVLADEINRAPAKVQSALLEAMAERQVSVGSTTYPLPPLFLVMATQNPIEQEGTYPLPEAQLDRFLMHVKIGYPDAETEQRILAIARRDAQAGTDPLPPERVSQEQILQARQEVLAIHMAPAVEQYLVNLVLATRSPSHYDEELASWIEYGASPRGTIALDRCARARAWLSGRDFVTPDDVQAVAYDTLRHRIILSYSAQAQQIDNDRFIERLIACVPVA, encoded by the coding sequence ATGTCCCATCGTGAAGCGATCCACAACCTGGAGCTGTTCCTCTCCGAAATCATTCTGGGCCAGCAGCACCTGGTCAATCGCCTGCTCATTGCCCTCCTCGCCGATGGTCACCTGCTGGTCGAGGGGGCGCCAGGACTCGCCAAAACCCGAGCGATTAAGGGCCTTGCGCAGGGGGTTGATGCCCAGTTCCATCGCATCCAGTTCACCCCGGACCTACTGCCTGCTGACATCACCGGCACCGATATTTTCCGCCCGGAAACCGCCAGTTTTGAGTTCCAGAGGGGGCCTATTTTCCACAACCTGGTGTTAGCCGATGAGATCAACCGGGCTCCGGCCAAGGTACAGTCAGCCCTACTGGAGGCGATGGCCGAGCGCCAGGTAAGCGTCGGCAGCACCACTTACCCCCTCCCCCCACTGTTTTTGGTGATGGCCACCCAGAACCCCATCGAACAGGAGGGAACCTACCCCCTCCCCGAAGCGCAGCTGGACCGCTTCCTGATGCATGTAAAAATAGGCTACCCCGATGCCGAAACCGAGCAGCGCATCCTGGCGATAGCGCGCCGCGATGCCCAGGCCGGTACCGATCCGCTGCCACCCGAGCGGGTGTCGCAAGAGCAGATCCTGCAGGCTCGGCAAGAGGTACTCGCGATCCATATGGCACCCGCGGTTGAGCAGTACCTGGTGAATCTGGTACTGGCGACCCGTTCGCCCTCCCACTATGACGAAGAGCTCGCCAGCTGGATCGAGTACGGTGCCAGTCCCCGGGGAACCATCGCCCTGGACCGCTGTGCCCGAGCCCGCGCGTGGCTAAGCGGCCGTGATTTCGTTACCCCCGATGACGTGCAGGCGGTCGCCTATGACACCCTGCGTCACCGCATCATTCTTAGCTACAGCGCCCAGGCACAGCAGATCGATAATGACCGCTTTATCGAGCGGCTGATCGCCTGTGTTCCTGTCGCCTGA